CGTTGCCCCGGCTTCTACCAGAGCGATAGCCTGGGCAAGCGTCTTTATCCCCCCGGCAGCCTTGATGCCCATTTCCTGCCCAATCACGCTTTTCATCAGCGCAACGTCTTCCACAGTAGCGCCGGCGCTGCCGAACCCCGTGCTTGTCTTGACAAAGCGCGCGCCGGCATCCCGGGCGATGAGGCAGGCGGTCTTTTTCTCCTGGCTGCTTAGGTAGCAGGTCTCGATGATTACTTTCACATGTGCGTCTTTGCGGCAGGCCGATACGGCATCGGCAACAGCTTTTATTTCACCTTCAGCCTGCCTGTAAGATCCGCTTTTCAGCGCTCCCAGGTTGATGACCAGATCTACCCCGGAGCAGCCGTTTTGCACAGCTTCAACTGCCTCGCTGAGCTTAACCGGAGTCGTTGTTGCGCCTAATGGGAAGCCGATTACTGTGCAGATCCGTGTTTTTGTACCTGACAGTTCTGCCGAAGCTTTTTTAACCCAGCAAGGATTTACGCATACATACCCGAATCCGTATAATCTTGCTTCTTCACACAGCAGCAGGATGTCTCTTTCAGAGGCCGTCGCTTTCAGAAGAGTATGGTCGATGATTTCAGCCATTTGATTTCTTGTCAGATTCATCCG
This genomic window from Desulfotomaculum sp. contains:
- the deoC gene encoding deoxyribose-phosphate aldolase, whose product is MTRNQMAEIIDHTLLKATASERDILLLCEEARLYGFGYVCVNPCWVKKASAELSGTKTRICTVIGFPLGATTTPVKLSEAVEAVQNGCSGVDLVINLGALKSGSYRQAEGEIKAVADAVSACRKDAHVKVIIETCYLSSQEKKTACLIARDAGARFVKTSTGFGSAGATVEDVALMKSVIGQEMGIKAAGGIKTLAQAIALVEAGATRLGTSSGIAIIKEMDAAQ